One genomic window of Halolamina sediminis includes the following:
- a CDS encoding FAD-dependent oxidoreductase, with the protein MSESSRHDADHDVAIVGGGPAGCSAGVFTARNGLDTVIFDRGRSSIQRCAHLENYLGFPAGIDIETFYDLLHDHAEEAGCAIVPDLVESVEHGDEGFVVRPQSGEPVTARRVIAATRYDAGEYLRGLDDEDAMFERHEYDGETQQQFDREYPDADGSTPVDGLYVASPYQPTSPQAITAAGHGARVGVAIVEAARRGQGYPEGLASYYDWVRPESERTGEWSDRDRWREFFEEQFPDDHDLTPERAAEIREAEIDRRFGMYITDDEAERRRKDGQRRLLDHVDDELVLEAAREIEAERETDD; encoded by the coding sequence ATGAGCGAGTCGAGCCGACACGACGCCGACCACGACGTGGCTATCGTCGGCGGCGGCCCCGCCGGCTGTTCGGCGGGCGTTTTCACCGCCCGAAACGGGCTCGACACGGTGATCTTCGACCGCGGGCGCTCGTCGATCCAGCGGTGTGCCCACCTCGAGAACTACCTCGGATTCCCCGCCGGCATCGACATCGAGACGTTCTACGACCTGCTGCACGACCACGCCGAGGAGGCGGGCTGTGCGATCGTTCCCGACCTCGTCGAGTCGGTCGAGCACGGCGACGAGGGGTTCGTCGTTCGGCCGCAGTCGGGCGAACCGGTCACTGCCCGGCGGGTGATCGCTGCCACCCGGTACGACGCCGGCGAGTACCTGCGCGGCCTTGATGACGAGGACGCGATGTTCGAGCGCCACGAGTACGACGGCGAGACCCAGCAGCAGTTCGACCGGGAGTACCCCGACGCCGACGGGTCGACGCCGGTCGACGGACTGTACGTCGCCTCCCCGTACCAGCCGACGAGCCCGCAGGCAATCACGGCCGCGGGCCACGGCGCCCGCGTCGGCGTCGCCATCGTCGAGGCCGCCCGCCGTGGACAGGGGTACCCCGAGGGGCTCGCCAGCTACTACGACTGGGTCCGCCCGGAGAGCGAGCGGACCGGCGAGTGGAGCGACCGCGACCGCTGGCGGGAGTTCTTCGAGGAACAGTTCCCCGACGATCACGACCTCACCCCGGAGCGGGCCGCGGAGATCCGGGAGGCGGAGATCGACCGACGGTTCGGGATGTACATCACCGACGACGAGGCCGAGCGCCGCAGGAAGGACGGACAGCGCCGCCTGCTCGACCACGTCGACGACGAACTCGTGCTCGAGGCGGCCCGCGAGATCGAGGCCGAGCGCGAGACGGACGACTGA
- a CDS encoding ABC transporter substrate-binding protein, translated as MNDDHGLTRREYLTYGSSVGASGLLAGCTGGDGTASSTDADGTIDATETDDSTDGTSTPSSDTASMAPVGEVEFDSVPTNVMVYSLLYADMAVAYGHGDAVNSLGFSAEAGGNTLDAYYERLPGVSFDHEDIEQLNSGESGVTIDKELFYELNSDLHLVDPCLVTSFDGWEEGDIEEIRENVAPWFGNTLSRRNSEPPESCADEYEYYTLWEIADRTADVFRAGSTYEELATVHDDLLSTIEADLPPESERPSVASVLFMQGTFYPSRISTAGFSNAHVRPLDADDAFAGDDVNYQTSYDYEQLLEIDPDVILHRYGINAYYDVGSIRETIAEDPVGGELTAIENDRFYPGGHPVQGPLMNLFQLEMTAKQLYPEQFGEWPGYEQGDPYPEIPEGERLFDRERVAEIVGGE; from the coding sequence ATGAACGACGACCACGGCCTGACACGACGGGAGTATCTCACGTACGGCAGTTCGGTCGGCGCGAGCGGCCTGCTCGCCGGCTGTACCGGCGGCGACGGCACCGCGAGCTCGACCGACGCCGATGGAACTATCGACGCGACCGAGACGGACGATTCGACTGATGGTACGTCGACGCCGAGCAGCGACACCGCGTCGATGGCGCCCGTCGGCGAAGTCGAGTTCGACAGCGTCCCGACGAACGTGATGGTGTACAGCCTGCTGTACGCCGACATGGCAGTCGCCTACGGCCACGGCGACGCGGTGAACTCGCTGGGGTTCAGCGCCGAGGCCGGCGGCAACACGCTCGACGCCTACTACGAGCGGCTGCCCGGCGTCTCCTTCGATCACGAGGACATCGAGCAGCTCAACTCCGGCGAGAGCGGTGTCACCATCGACAAAGAACTGTTCTACGAGCTGAACTCCGACCTCCACCTCGTCGACCCGTGTCTCGTGACAAGCTTCGACGGCTGGGAGGAGGGCGACATCGAGGAGATCCGGGAGAACGTCGCCCCGTGGTTCGGCAACACGCTCAGCCGACGCAACAGCGAGCCACCCGAGTCCTGCGCCGACGAGTACGAGTACTACACGCTCTGGGAGATCGCCGACCGCACCGCCGACGTGTTCCGCGCCGGCTCGACGTACGAGGAGCTCGCCACGGTCCACGACGACCTCCTGTCGACGATCGAGGCCGACCTCCCGCCGGAGAGCGAGCGCCCCTCGGTCGCCTCGGTGCTGTTCATGCAGGGGACGTTCTACCCATCCCGCATCAGCACCGCGGGGTTCAGTAACGCCCACGTCCGGCCGCTCGACGCCGACGACGCGTTCGCCGGCGACGACGTGAACTACCAGACGTCCTACGACTACGAGCAGCTGCTGGAGATCGACCCCGACGTGATCCTCCACCGCTACGGGATCAACGCCTACTACGACGTGGGGTCGATCCGGGAGACCATCGCCGAGGACCCCGTCGGCGGGGAGCTGACCGCGATCGAGAACGATCGGTTCTACCCCGGCGGCCACCCCGTGCAGGGGCCGCTGATGAACCTCTTCCAGTTGGAGATGACCGCGAAGCAGCTCTACCCCGAGCAGTTCGGCGAGTGGCCGGGGTACGAGCAGGGCGACCCCTACCCCGAGATCCCCGAGGGCGAGCGACTGTTCGACCGTGAGCGCGTCGCCGAGATCGTCGGCGGCGAGTAG